A single region of the Xenopus laevis strain J_2021 chromosome 4L, Xenopus_laevis_v10.1, whole genome shotgun sequence genome encodes:
- the tmem86a.L gene encoding transmembrane protein 86A L homeolog: MVSPVTVVKSEGPKLVPFFKATCVYFVLWLPTSSPSWFSALIKCLPIFCLWVFLLAHGLNFLVTRRCAKRIFVGLIFSAVGDAFLIWQEQGYFVHGLLMFAITHILYSSAFGMKPLDLRTGIVIGLISGGLYTFLYTYLSGPFTYLVAVYTALIAFMGWRAVAGVQLWNDLWTWTKLSACIGSVLFIVSDLTIAVNKFCFPVPCSRAIIMATYYAAQMLIALSAVECRDEDGYRKRK, from the exons ATGGTGTCTCCAGTTACTGTG GTGAAAAGTGAAGGACCAAAGCTGGTGCCATTTTTCAAGGCCACTTGTGTGTATTTTGTCCTGTGGCTTCCGACCTCCAGCCCGTCCTGGTTCAGTGCCCTCATTAAGTGCTTGCCCATCTTCTGCCTGTGGGTGTTTCTCCTGGCCCACGGGCTGAATTTCCTGGTCACTCGTCGATGTGCCAAAAGGATTTTTGTGGGACTGATCTTCTCGGCTGTGGGTGACGCCTTCCTCATCTGGCAGGAACAGGGTTACTTTGTGCACG GGCTGCTCATGTTTGCCATCACCCACATCCTTTACTCGTCAGCATTTGGGATGAAACCACTGGACCTGCGCACTGGGATAGTCATAGGACTGATTTCTGGGGGTCTCTACACGTTCCTGTACACCTACCTCTCGGGCCCCTTCACCTACCTGGTTGCCGTCTACACTGCTCTCATTGCCTTCATGGGCTGGAGGGCCGTCGCTGGGGTGCAGCTCTGGAACGACCTCTGGACCTGGACCAAACTCTCCGCCTGTATCGGTTCCGTCCTCTTCATCGTGTCCGACCTGACCATCGCCGTCAACAAGTTCTGCTTCCCGGTGCCGTGCTCTCGGGCCATCATCATGGCTACCTACTACGCGGCCCAGATGCTCATTGCCCTGTCAGCGGTTGAGTGCCGGGATGAGGATGGCTACAGGAAGAGGAAGTAA